A window of Methanocaldococcus vulcanius M7 genomic DNA:
AGTCCTCTTCTATATTTTTTTAATTTTTCTTCGTTTACTCTTTTTCCAGCTAATTTTACTGCGATTATGTCTGCTACTCCGTCCATCAACTCTCCGAAGTCCTTAGTTACTCTGAGTAATACTATAATCAAAGCTATCGCTATTATAGCTGAAATAATTGGCTTTAAAGCTGATAATCCAAAGAGATAAGGATTTCCGAGCATGTCAGCAATTGGAATGAACACCAATATTCCAAACAACCATATTAACCCTGCAACTACTAAGTTTATTATGATTTGAGGTATGTTTTCTTTTAATTTTAATATCCCCTCCTCATATACTTTCTCTTCCATGTCCATTATATCACCTTTGTCCTATTTTTGTTCATTTCTTGTAAATTATATATTAAAAGGGTTATATATAATTTTTTATCATATTTTATTATATATCTATGCTTTTATATTCAAAACTAAATTTAGTGTTAAATAGTAAAAAGTAAAAAATTAAGCAAAAAATTAAAGAACAAATTTATAAACCTGAAAAATCCTCTAAAACCACAAAGTTCTTTTTGGTATTATAAATAAAATAACTTTTTGGGGACGGATTAACTATAATGGTATTTTTTATTTTATCAATGCACCTACTCTCATGGATATGACCACAAGCACAGAACTTAATTTTCTCATTAAATTTTTCGATTATGTCCCTTATTGCTTTACTTCCCACATGGATATTTTCTCTTATATTGACAATATCGGCCATAGTCCCATAAGGTGGAGCGTGAGATATTAAGAAGATATTGCTCAGCCCTTCTATTAAATTTTTAATCTTATTGTAGATCTCTTCTTCGGAATATTCGTTTGGCGTGTTGAATGGGGTCTTATTACTTCCTCCTATCCCAACAAAATTTATATTTTCAATTTTTTTTACTTTTCCGTCAATGTTTAAATGATAATTATTCAACTCATCTATAACTTCATCAGTATCGCAATTTCCCGGGACACAGAGAACGTCAATATAATCCGAAATCTCTGCCAATTTTTCAATAACGTCAATACCTTTCCCAAAGTGGGTTATATCCCCACTAACTATTAAAACATCTGCAAATTCTTTAAATTCATTTATTATTGGAGGAAATCTTCCATGCAAGTCGGTTATTCCCACAATCTTCATAATATCCCTTTGTTTATTTTTTCAATTTTATATTTTATTATTTTTATATTTATTTTTATATTAAGATTATAAGATTAACATTTTAGTATTAACAATATTTATAACATGATTAAATATGTCCACGTTGTATTTGAACATATTCATAGATGGTAGATAAACAATAGAATTATAAACTACTAACTATAATAAAAAAATTAATAAAATAAATAATAAAGATGAATGACAAAAGTAATGATGAGATCGTTGAGTCGATAAAACGTAAATAGGATAATTGCAAATAAATGTAATTATAAATTGATAAATATTGTTAGGTGAGAGTTATGATAACCTGGTATGGACATGCATGCTTTAAAGTAGATAACGTATTAATAGACCCTTTCATTCCAAATCCCTTATGTAATTTGCCTTACGATGAGGTTATGGATGGGGTTGATGTCATAGCAATAACCCATGGACATGCTGATCATCTTGGAAATGCCGAAGAGCTTTCTAAAACTTACGGAGTTCCTGTTGTAGCAAATCATGAAATATCTGTTTATCTATCTGATAGAGGAGTTGAAGCAGAGGGAATGAACATTGGAGGGACTATAAAAATAAATGGGGCTAAATTAACAATGGTCAAAGCAGAGCACTCTTCGGATATATCTCCGACAATAAGTGGAGGAGTAGCTTCAGGGTTTATTATAAATGATAGGGTTTACCATGCTGGAGATACTGGCTTATTTGGAGATATGGAGTTAATTGGGGAGATCTATGCTCCTCAAGTGGCTCTACTTCCTATTGGTGGAAGGTATACAATGGGAATAGACGAGGCATTAGTTGCTATTGAACTGATCTATCCTGAGATTGTTATTCCTATGCACTACAACACCTTCCCGCTTATTGAGGTTGATGTAATGGAGTTCGTAAAAAAGGCAGAGGCCCTTGGAGTTGAGGTAGTAGTTCCTAATATCGGGGAACCGCTGGATTTATAATTAGATTATTAAGTTGTTGTTATATTATTAATTGCTATAAAAAACCTTTTTCTTTTTTACAAATATTTTAAATAACAAAAAATCATAAAATATGTGTAGTTTAAGTTAGTTTGAACAAGTTTTAAACAAGTTCAAGGATATTAAATAAATATAGACCTTAAAAATCTTAATAATATCTTAAAATCGCGAGATTCGTTGAAGCAACATTCCCTCAACTTTTATAGGATACACTATCCTCGCTAATTTAACAGCTGATTTTAATCTTTCTTCTGAATCAGAGTATATTGTATAAAGAACATCCCCTTTTTCTACCTTATTCCCAACTTTTACGTTTAGATAGATGCCTGCTTTTTTATCATTTGGAGCTCCCGCTTCTTTTGCAAGTTTTGTTATCCCAGCATTTGAGATCTTTGTAACATATCCATCTATTGGAGAGTGAATGTCAGCAGAGTATTTTCCCAATTCAATATCATCCGAACTAACTTCTTTTCCTCCCTGGGCTACTATAATCTCCATAAATTTATCATGGGCTTTTCCACTCGCTAAAATTTCCTCCGCAAGATCTTTACCCTCTCCAAACGGTGCGACTCCACCCATTTCTAATAAAATTCCTGCCAAGGATAAAGATTTTTCAATCAAACTTGTTGGGGCTTGTTTATAATCCTCTAATGCCACAAGTGCTTCTCTCGCTTCTAATGCAGGACCTATTGCTCTTCCAATCGGCTGTCCACCGTAAGTTATTGCACATTCGGTAAGTATTCTTAATCTATCACTCAACTCTATAAACTTTCTTGCTAAACTTGACGCCTCTTTTACTGTCTTAACCTTTGCTCCATAACCTGTGGGAATATCTATTAACAACTTGTTAACACCCATTGCCAATTTTTTTGCCATTACACTTGACAGAAGAAGAGGTTCAGGATCTATTCCAAGAGGTCTCTCAACGTTTATTGTAATATCATCCGCAGGAGCTAAATCCAGAGCCCCTCCCCATACCATACAACCGTTTGTCTCTTTAACTACTTTTTTTATTTCTTCAATCGTTAGATCCACTCTTGTTAAAACCTCAACAACATCTGCCGTTCCTGCCGCTGATGTTATTGCTCTTGAAGATGTTTTTGGAATTTTTAGTCCAGTAGATGCAACTATTGGCACTACCAGCAGAGCATATTTATTACCTGGAACACCTCCAATGGAATGCACATCAAAGATATGTCCCTCCCAATTAACCATTTTTCCTGTCTCAGCCATTCTTATTGTCATTGCTTCGATTTCATCCATGTCCATTCCGTTAATGTATAAAGACGTTACAAAAGCAGATATTTCTATATTTGTTAACTTACCCTCTACCATTTCATCTATAATTTCAAAAATCTCTTCTTTTTTTAATTTATTACCATCCATCTTTTTTCTTATATAAGGAAGAGACCTTGGTTTTTCCGCATGTTTTATCGTAACTACATCCCCTTCTTTTACTCCAAGTTCAGAGACAATCTTTTTAGGTAAGCCAATTTCTCCTCTGTTTATTAACGTTGTTGAAGAATGTAAAATCCCTATAACCTCTTTTCCTTTAAACTCCACTACAACTCTATCTTGAGGAAAGTATTGCGAGTTTTTTAGGTCTTCGAAATTTATTAAAACCAGGTTTTCTAAATCAATGTCTAATACTCTAACTTTTAGAAATAGCATGTTATCCCCACATAAATTTTTCATTTTAATGTTCATTATTAATATTTTAGTCATATTGTTAATCTGTTATTTATCTTTTA
This region includes:
- a CDS encoding metal-dependent hydrolase, coding for MITWYGHACFKVDNVLIDPFIPNPLCNLPYDEVMDGVDVIAITHGHADHLGNAEELSKTYGVPVVANHEISVYLSDRGVEAEGMNIGGTIKINGAKLTMVKAEHSSDISPTISGGVASGFIINDRVYHAGDTGLFGDMELIGEIYAPQVALLPIGGRYTMGIDEALVAIELIYPEIVIPMHYNTFPLIEVDVMEFVKKAEALGVEVVVPNIGEPLDL
- a CDS encoding AMP phosphorylase, translated to MLFLKVRVLDIDLENLVLINFEDLKNSQYFPQDRVVVEFKGKEVIGILHSSTTLINRGEIGLPKKIVSELGVKEGDVVTIKHAEKPRSLPYIRKKMDGNKLKKEEIFEIIDEMVEGKLTNIEISAFVTSLYINGMDMDEIEAMTIRMAETGKMVNWEGHIFDVHSIGGVPGNKYALLVVPIVASTGLKIPKTSSRAITSAAGTADVVEVLTRVDLTIEEIKKVVKETNGCMVWGGALDLAPADDITINVERPLGIDPEPLLLSSVMAKKLAMGVNKLLIDIPTGYGAKVKTVKEASSLARKFIELSDRLRILTECAITYGGQPIGRAIGPALEAREALVALEDYKQAPTSLIEKSLSLAGILLEMGGVAPFGEGKDLAEEILASGKAHDKFMEIIVAQGGKEVSSDDIELGKYSADIHSPIDGYVTKISNAGITKLAKEAGAPNDKKAGIYLNVKVGNKVEKGDVLYTIYSDSEERLKSAVKLARIVYPIKVEGMLLQRISRF
- a CDS encoding metallophosphoesterase translates to MKIVGITDLHGRFPPIINEFKEFADVLIVSGDITHFGKGIDVIEKLAEISDYIDVLCVPGNCDTDEVIDELNNYHLNIDGKVKKIENINFVGIGGSNKTPFNTPNEYSEEEIYNKIKNLIEGLSNIFLISHAPPYGTMADIVNIRENIHVGSKAIRDIIEKFNEKIKFCACGHIHESRCIDKIKNTIIVNPSPKSYFIYNTKKNFVVLEDFSGL